One Microplitis demolitor isolate Queensland-Clemson2020A chromosome 2, iyMicDemo2.1a, whole genome shotgun sequence DNA segment encodes these proteins:
- the LOC103572036 gene encoding hypothetical protein has translation MTHKTVCLVPRPWGAISTDYLEKVLNQEMAFHYYNFNRIEGLTLRAEGVTAIMKIHDNHGWMCKSDDLKIKPHPKEYFPVYVPCIFCSER, from the coding sequence ATGACTCATAAAACAGTGTGCCTTGTACCAAGACCATGGGGCGCAATTTCAAcagattatttagaaaaagtGCTGAATCAAGAAATGGcgtttcattattataatttcaatcgtATAGAAGGTTTGACACTTCGTGCTGAAGGTGTAACAGctataatgaaaattcatgATAATCATGGGTGGATGTGTAAATCGGAcgacttaaaaattaaaccacATCCCAAAGAATATTTCCCGGTTTATGTACCGTGCATTTTCTGTTCTGAGCggtaa
- the LOC103572037 gene encoding histone H4: protein MTGRGKGGKGLGKGGAKRHRKVLRDNIQGITKPAIRRLARRGGVKRISGLIYEETRGVLKVFLENVIRDAVTYTEHAKRKTVTAMDVVYALKRQGRTLYGFGG, encoded by the coding sequence ATGACTGGCCGTGGTAAGGGAGGAAAAGGATTGGGAAAAGGAGGAGCCAAGCGGCATCGTAAGGTTCTTCGTGATAACATCCAAGGTATTACTAAACCAGCTATCCGTCGTCTAGCTCGTCGTGGTGGAGTCAAACGTATCTCCGGTCTGATCTACGAAGAGACCCGCGGAGTTCTCAAGGTCTTCCTTGAAAACGTCATCCGTGACGCAGTCACCTACACCGAGCACGCTAAACGTAAGACTGTCACCGCCATGGACGTTGTCTACGCTCTGAAACGTCAAGGCCGTACCCTTTACGGATTTGGAGGTTAA
- the LOC103572039 gene encoding histone H3: protein MARTKQTARKSTGGKAPRKQLATKAARKSAPATGGVKKPHRYRPGTVALREIRRYQKSTELLIRKLPFQRLVREIAQDFKTDLRFQSSAVMALQEASEAYLVGLFEDTNLCAIHAKRVTIMPKDIQLARRIRGERA from the coding sequence ATGGCTCGTACTAAGCAAACTGCTCGTAAGTCAACTGGTGGAAAGGCTCCACGTAAACAACTGGCTACTAAGGCCGCCCGTAAGAGCGCGCCAGCCACTGGTGGAGTCAAGAAGCCACATCGTTACCGTCCCGGAACAGTCGCTCTTCGTGAGATTCGTCGTTACCAAAAAAGCACTGAACTCCTCATCCGTAAATTACCATTCCAACGTCTGGTTCGTGAAATCGCTCAGGACTTTAAGACTGACCTGAGATTCCAAAGCTCTGCTGTGATGGCTCTCCAGGAAGCCAGCGAAGCCTACCTCGTTGGTCTTTTCGAAGACACCAACCTTTGTGCCATCCACGCCAAACGTGTCACCATCATGCCCAAAGATATTCAGTTGGCTCGTCGTATCCGAGGAGAACGTGCTTAA
- the LOC103572040 gene encoding histone H2B, with protein MPPKTSGKAVKKSGKAQKNITKSDKKGRKKKRKESYAIYIYKVLKQVHPDTGVSSKAMSIMNSFVNDIFERIAAEASRLAHYNKRSTITSREIQTAVRLLLPGELAKHAVSEGTKAVTKYTSSK; from the coding sequence ATGCCTCCTAAAACGAGCGGTAAAGCTGTGAAAAAGTCGGGCAAGGCCCAGAAGAACATTACTAAGTCCGACAAAAAAGGACGCAAGAAGAAGCGTAAGGAAAGTTACGCCATCTACATCTACAAAGTGTTGAAACAAGTTCATCCTGATACTGGTGTTTCCAGTAAAGCCATGAGCATCATGAACAGTTTCGTCAACGACATCTTTGAACGTATCGCAGCTGAGGCGTCCAGACTTGCGCATTACAACAAACGTTCCACCATCACTTCCCGGGAAATTCAAACTGCAGTGCGTCTGTTATTACCCGGTGAATTGGCTAAGCACGCCGTCAGTGAAGGAACCAAAGCCGTCACCAAGTACACCAGTTCTAAATAA
- the LOC103572041 gene encoding histone H2A, with amino-acid sequence MSGRGKGGKVKGKSKTRSSRAGLQFPVGRIHRMLRKGNYAERVGAGAPVYLAAVMEYLAAEVLELAGNAARDNKKTRIIPRHLQLAIRNDEELNKLLSGVTIAQGGVLPNIQAVLLPKKTEKSSS; translated from the coding sequence ATGTCTGGTCGCGGTAAAGGTGGTAAAGTAAAGGGAAAGTCAAAGACCCGTTCAAGTCGTGCTGGTCTTCAATTCCCAGTCGGTCGTATTCATCGTATGTTACGTAAAGGTAATTACGCTGAACGTGTTGGTGCTGGAGCTCCAGTGTATTTAGCAGCTGTTATGGAATACCTCGCTGCCGAAGTACTCGAGTTAGCAGGTAACGCTGCTCGTGATAACAAGAAGACTCGTATCATCCCACGTCATCTTCAATTGGCCATCCGTAACGACGAAGAATTAAACAAACTTTTGTCAGGAGTCACCATTGCTCAAGGTGGAGTTCTGCCCAACATCCAAGCTGTTTTGttgcccaaaaaaaccgaaaaaagcAGCTCATAA